Genomic segment of Helicobacter enhydrae:
CTTGTGGAGGTGGTGGCACAGATTATCACAAAGAATCCCCCAAGCAAGAGCGAGAGAAATTTCAATCTGCAAGAGAGAAAACACTAGAGCAGATCGAGCGTTTGCGTCTGAAGGCACTTGAGGAGATTGGGGAAGAGGAAGCCTATGTGTTTGAAGCCCACACAATGATGCTACAAGATTTGGATTTGGAAGAGATGATTGTAGAAAAAATCCAGCAAGATCTTGGGGCAAAAGAGGCGATCTCACAAGCTAGGGATTATTTTTCTAGTTTGTTTTTGGCTATGGAAGATAGCTATATGCAGGCAAGAAGTGCGGATGTCTGCGATATTTGCAATCAGATGATTGATGTGCTTGATGGAGTGGAGCACCAAGAGATCACAGAGCCTTCTTTGATTGTCGCTATGGATTTGACGCCATCGCAAACACTCAAAATGAATCGGAATTGTTTTTTGGCTCTGATCACTCAAGAGGGTTCTAGTTGCTCCCATACTGCGATTATGGCAAGGACGATGGGAATCCCAGCGATCAATCAGATTCAAATTGAATCAGAATGGGATGGGGAGATGGCGATTTTGGATGCCAATGAAGCACAGCTCATCATCGCACCATCTCAAGAAGTCTTGCAAAAATATCAAAAACTCCAAGAGCAGGAGAGGGAGAAACAATCTGCATTGCTCAAGCTCAAACAAACAAAAACTTGCACCAAAGATGGCAAAGAGATCAAACTCTATGCCAATATTGGTGGCTTGGAAGATGCAAAGACTGCTTTGGATAATGGAGCGGAGGGCATTGGGCTTTTTAGAAGTGAGTTTTTATATCTTTCACGCACAAATTTGCCTACAGAACAAGAGCAATTTGAGATTTACAAAGAAGTGCTAGAGATGATGGAAAATAGGCGTGTGATTGTGCGAACTCTTGATATTGGGGCGGATAAACGCATTGATTATCTCAATCTTGATCGTGAGGAAAATCCTGCTTTGGGTTATCGTGCGATTAGAATCTGCCTCAATGAAATAGAAATCTTTAAAACTCAGCTTAGGGCTTTGTATCGTGCTAGTGTGTATGGAAAGCTTGCTATTATGTTTCCAATGATTATTGCAGTGTGGGAGATTCGGAGAATCAAAGCGATGATTGGGGAGGTGCAACAAGAGCTTAGGGACGCAGGAGTTGCGTTTGATGATCAGGTGGAGATTGGGGTAATGATTGAGACCCCAGCCTCTGTGATGATTGCTCAAGAATTGGCAGCAGAAGTTGATTTTTTTAGTATTGGAAGCAATGATTTGGCTCAATACACCTTTGCCCTAGATCGCCAAAACCCCAAAATAGAAAACTACCATCAAAGCTTTGATATAGCACTCAAAAGAATGTTTGCACAGGTGATTGAGAATGCCCACAAGCAGGGGATTTGGGTGGGGATTTGTGGAGAAATGGCAAGTGATGTTGATGTGCTAGAAGAGCTTTTGCGTTTGGGGTTTGATGAGCTGTCAGTGTCCCCAAAGATGATTTTGCCAATGCGTCAAAAAATCCTTGATTTTGAGGATTAGGTTTGGGTGTCTCTAGGATATTTGCCGTAGAGTCTTGGGGGTCAATGCAAACAGAGGAGCAAAAATGAATGTGCTAAAAAAAATCAATATTATGCGTTTTGAAGATGGGGAGATTGGGGGCAGAGAAGATGTAGTGATTTTGGAACAAAGGGTCAATTTCCATCTCAATGGTGAAAAAATCATTTCCACAATGTGCATACCGCAAAATCAGGAGGCGCATATGATTGGGTTTTTGCTGAGCGAGGGTGTGATTGCCAATATTTCTGATGTAGAGAGTGTTGAAGTGAGCACAGATGGGCTTGATGTCTTTATGCAAGCAAAAATCAATGCCAACAATCTCAAAAATCTCTACAAAGAAAAAACGCTAGTTTCTGGTTGTGGTGGGGGTGTGAGTGGGAATGTAGGGAATGAAGTGGAGGTGGAGTTCAACACGAGTGATTTGTGTTTGGAGGGTGGGTGGCTTTTGGAGCAAGTGCGTGTTTTTTATCGGGATAGCGAGTTGTATTTGCAAACAGGGTGCGTGCATAAAGCAATGTTGCTTTTTGCAGATGGCAAGAGTTTGAGTAGTGAGGATATTGGGAGGCATAATGCGATTGACAAAGTGTGTGGAATGGCTAGAATGCGTGGGGATTTGCCACAAGAAGGGGTTTTGATCGTAAGTGGTCGTTTGAGCTCTGAAATGGTGATCAAGGCTGTAATGCACCATATTCCTATCGTGATTTCACGCACTGCACCCACTTTTTTGGGAGTGCAAACTGCACAGAAGCACGGAGTCACGCTCTGTGGATTTGCACGCGGAAAAAATATGAATATCTACACACACCACTCAAGGATTAGGAGCTAGTTGGCAAAGCCTCGTTGTAGATTAATTTGGCATTGTTAATGTTTTGTGAAGTTTGTGATTAGTTTGATTCTGTGATTCTTTGGTTGGTTTGTGGAGCGATGTTCTTTTGGCAATTCCGAAATCTCTAAGATTCTCTTGCTTTGAGTTACCTTGGGGGAAAGGGTGACTTTGTGATGTTTTAAAGGTTGGTTTGAAACTTTTTTAATCTTGCCTTGAGTAAACCACCCTTTATACAATTCTAGAATCCCCTAGGATCTCTCTTAAGGGGGTCAAGGGGAACTTATAGCAAGCGTTCCCCTTATCCCCCTTAACAACCCCCATCACCCCAGCATTGCATTAGCAAGGCTCGTTCAAGATTACATTGACTTGGAATCTTTTTTGGTTCTACAAGGTTGGTTTGGGAAGCAATTGTTTGTGCTTATATTGAAATAGTGAGGGTTTTGTGTTTTTTAGAGTTTTTTGAGAGTTTGCAAAGAGATACTAAAAATCAAAACCAAAACTTTTCACAAAGATTCCAAAGAATCCAAAGAATCAAGAATCAATTCAAATCAAAAACAATAAAACCACCAAACAAGAATCAAACTCAAATATTGCACTCTATCGTTGGGTTGCCACACAAAAAGCGGGCAGGGGTTTGGGGGATTTTAAGGGGGATAAGGGGGGTGCCTCGCAATAAACCCCCTTGTCCCCCTTATAGAGAAAAAAGCAAAGTTGGATTTGGTGACTAGAAAGCGTGCTTTGGCAAAAGCAACTCCCCAAAAAGAGAATCTAAGAGATTCCAGAATCATTAAAGAGTGTGCTTCTGCAAAACCAATTTCAAAAACTAGCAAACAAATCAAGAAACGCCAAGAAGTGTGCTTCACTCAAGCCAACTTGCAAAGAAAGCCCTAGGGATTCTGGAATCACCAAAGAGCACAACCTCTCAAGCCAACTTCAACAACAGAATGAATAGAATGAACAGAATCAAGCTAAGCCCAAAGTATTGGCAAATAGTGTTTGAAAAAGATTCCACGCCCTTTGGGGTACCAAAGGATAGGAGTTGATTAGATTATGCAATGGCTGACAAATTTGGAATAATTATCGATGATGGCATCACCTTTGCGGTAGCCCAAAGCACAAGATTCGTAAGCAAAGAAAACATTGGGTTGATAAAAGCTTCCCTGATGAGAGTTTAGCTCGTAGAATTCTTGATAGATGGGTTTGTGGTTGGCATAAATCCCCTCTTGGCTTGAGATAATGGAGAGATTGGAATCTAGGATTTGGACATTTGCTCCCTCGCGACCAAAGGCGTGTTTTTTGACTTGTTTTTTGCCTAGTGGTTCAAAAGAAGTTTCAAGCAAAAGTGGGTGGTTGGGGAATAAGTCCCAAAGGATTTTGAGCATTCTTTTGCTCTGGAAGAGTAGGGTGTAGGCTGGGTTGAGGAAAATGGTGTTTTTGTTTTGCATCATTTCTTTGATGAGCAATGCCATTTCTGGCTCTTGGATTGCGATGTCTTCCCAAGGAATGAGTTTGAACCAAAACTCATAATTTGTGCCATCAAAGCCTATGCCATTGTTTGAATCCAAAAATGCCTCATCAACAAAGCAAAAGTTTGTTTGGAATCCATAAGAGGTGGCAATCTCTTGCAAAAATCGCACCGTGCGTTCTTCCTCAATGCTTCCTCTGATACTAGAAAAAAGGATTTTCCACCCCTCATAGAGTGTTTCAAATTGGCTGATGTCTGCACCTAGCGTGATCATTCTCTGGAAATTTTGTCCAATGCTCTCAAAAAGATTGTTGAATTGGAGATTTTCATCCATTCCGTTGGCTTTGAGGATTGCCCACTGAATCACTGCAGTTTCATAGAGCATTGTGGGGGTGTCGGCATTGAACTCTAAGAGTTTGATCGGTTTGCCATCAAGCCCCCCTGCAAAATCAAAGCGTCCATAGATATGCCAATGCACTTCTTCCTCAAAGCTTTGAATGATAGGTTCAATGAGAGTTGGGGGAATGTCAAGCTCAAAAAACAAATCATTTTTGATGACATATTCACTTGCCTCAATATACATATCATAGAGGGTGTTTCCTGCTTGGTAGTAGGCATCAGCCTCTGCTTGTGTGATCTGAATGATTTCATTTGAGATGTAGGCTGTGTTGTCTAGATCTGTATGCCATTCGCACCCCAATGCCTCCAAAGTCTGGGTGTCTAGTGTTTTGCCTTGAATGATTTGCATTTTATCCTCCAAAATTTGAGCGTTGCGTGGAGTTGCCTCCAAAAAATCCACTTTTGCCTGAGCTAGTTTTGGCGGGCAAGGCTTTGTTTGTAGAGTTGAAG
This window contains:
- the ptsP gene encoding phosphoenolpyruvate--protein phosphotransferase, with the protein product MHTFRGEKVVGGIAIGKIAVVSCGGGGTDYHKESPKQEREKFQSAREKTLEQIERLRLKALEEIGEEEAYVFEAHTMMLQDLDLEEMIVEKIQQDLGAKEAISQARDYFSSLFLAMEDSYMQARSADVCDICNQMIDVLDGVEHQEITEPSLIVAMDLTPSQTLKMNRNCFLALITQEGSSCSHTAIMARTMGIPAINQIQIESEWDGEMAILDANEAQLIIAPSQEVLQKYQKLQEQEREKQSALLKLKQTKTCTKDGKEIKLYANIGGLEDAKTALDNGAEGIGLFRSEFLYLSRTNLPTEQEQFEIYKEVLEMMENRRVIVRTLDIGADKRIDYLNLDREENPALGYRAIRICLNEIEIFKTQLRALYRASVYGKLAIMFPMIIAVWEIRRIKAMIGEVQQELRDAGVAFDDQVEIGVMIETPASVMIAQELAAEVDFFSIGSNDLAQYTFALDRQNPKIENYHQSFDIALKRMFAQVIENAHKQGIWVGICGEMASDVDVLEELLRLGFDELSVSPKMILPMRQKILDFED
- a CDS encoding glutathionylspermidine synthase family protein — encoded protein: MQIIQGKTLDTQTLEALGCEWHTDLDNTAYISNEIIQITQAEADAYYQAGNTLYDMYIEASEYVIKNDLFFELDIPPTLIEPIIQSFEEEVHWHIYGRFDFAGGLDGKPIKLLEFNADTPTMLYETAVIQWAILKANGMDENLQFNNLFESIGQNFQRMITLGADISQFETLYEGWKILFSSIRGSIEEERTVRFLQEIATSYGFQTNFCFVDEAFLDSNNGIGFDGTNYEFWFKLIPWEDIAIQEPEMALLIKEMMQNKNTIFLNPAYTLLFQSKRMLKILWDLFPNHPLLLETSFEPLGKKQVKKHAFGREGANVQILDSNLSIISSQEGIYANHKPIYQEFYELNSHQGSFYQPNVFFAYESCALGYRKGDAIIDNYSKFVSHCII
- the fdhD gene encoding formate dehydrogenase accessory sulfurtransferase FdhD, producing MNVLKKINIMRFEDGEIGGREDVVILEQRVNFHLNGEKIISTMCIPQNQEAHMIGFLLSEGVIANISDVESVEVSTDGLDVFMQAKINANNLKNLYKEKTLVSGCGGGVSGNVGNEVEVEFNTSDLCLEGGWLLEQVRVFYRDSELYLQTGCVHKAMLLFADGKSLSSEDIGRHNAIDKVCGMARMRGDLPQEGVLIVSGRLSSEMVIKAVMHHIPIVISRTAPTFLGVQTAQKHGVTLCGFARGKNMNIYTHHSRIRS